A genome region from Glycine max cultivar Williams 82 chromosome 5, Glycine_max_v4.0, whole genome shotgun sequence includes the following:
- the LOC100817713 gene encoding serine/threonine-protein kinase SAPK3 isoform X2 produces MEERYEPLKELGAGNFGVARLAKDKKTGELVAVKYIERGKKIDENVQREIINHRSLRHPNIIRFKEVLLTPTHLAIVLEYASGGELFERICTAGRFSEDEARYFFQQLISGVSYCHSMEICHRDLKLENTLLDGNPSPRLKICDFGYSKSALLHSQPKSTVGTPAYIAPEVLSRKEYDGKISDVWSCGVTLYVMLVGAYPFEDPEDPRNFRKTIGRIIGVQYSIPDYVRVSSDCRNLLSRIFVADPAKRITIPEIKQYPWFLKNMPKEIIEAERKGFEETTKDQPSQKVEEIMRIIQEARIPGQGSKAGEVGQVGTGSLDIEDDEEIDVSGDYEQV; encoded by the exons ATGGAGGAACGGTACGAGCCATTGAAGGAGCTTGGAGCTGGGAATTTTGGTGTGGCAAGGTTggccaaagacaaaaaaactgGAGAGCTTGTTGCGGTCAAATACATAGAGAGGGGCAAAAAG ATTGATGAGAATGTTCAGAGGGAGATAATTAACCACCGATCTTTAAGGCATCCAAATATAATCAGGTTCAAAGAG GTGTTACTGACCCCTACACATTTAGCTATTGTCTTGGAGTATGCTTCAGGTGGTGAACTTTTTGAGAGGATATGTACTGCTGGTCGATTTAGCGAAGATGAG GCAAGATATTTCTTCCAGCAGCTAATATCTGGGGTTAGCTACTGTCATTCAATG GAAATTTGTCATAGAGATCTAAAATTGGAAAACACTCTCTTGGACGGAAATCCATCTCCCCGGCTTAAAATTTGTGACTTTGGTTACTCCAAG TCTGCTTTACTGCACTCTCAACCTAAATCAACAGTTGGAACTCCTGCATACATTGCTCCAGAGGTTCTGTCACGAAAGGAGTATGATGGAAAG ATTTCAGATGTTTGGTCCTGTGGTGTGACTCTTTATGTCATGTTAGTTGGTGCATACCCATTTGAAGATCCAGAAGATCCTAGAAATTTCAGAAAGACTATTGGG AGAATAATAGGTGTTCAGTACTCCATACCCGACTATGTTCGAGTTTCTTCTGACTGTAGGAATCTTCTCTCTCGCATCTTTGTTGCTGATCCTGCCAAG AGGATCACCATCCCGGAGATAAAACAGTATCCTTGGTTTCTGAAGAATATGCCTAAAGAGATCATTGAAGCCGAAAGAAAAGGATTCGAGGAAACAACGAAAGATCAACCAAGCCAGAAGGTGGAAGAAATCATGAGGATCATACAAGAGGCAAGGATACCAGGACAAGGATCCAAAGCAGGAGAAGTTGGACAAGTTGGCACTGGATCATTAGATATTGAGGATGATGAGGAAATTGATGTTAGTGGTGACTATGAACAAGTGTGA
- the LOC100817713 gene encoding serine/threonine-protein kinase SAPK3 isoform X1: MEERYEPLKELGAGNFGVARLAKDKKTGELVAVKYIERGKKLCLWYQIDENVQREIINHRSLRHPNIIRFKEVLLTPTHLAIVLEYASGGELFERICTAGRFSEDEARYFFQQLISGVSYCHSMEICHRDLKLENTLLDGNPSPRLKICDFGYSKSALLHSQPKSTVGTPAYIAPEVLSRKEYDGKISDVWSCGVTLYVMLVGAYPFEDPEDPRNFRKTIGRIIGVQYSIPDYVRVSSDCRNLLSRIFVADPAKRITIPEIKQYPWFLKNMPKEIIEAERKGFEETTKDQPSQKVEEIMRIIQEARIPGQGSKAGEVGQVGTGSLDIEDDEEIDVSGDYEQV, from the exons ATGGAGGAACGGTACGAGCCATTGAAGGAGCTTGGAGCTGGGAATTTTGGTGTGGCAAGGTTggccaaagacaaaaaaactgGAGAGCTTGTTGCGGTCAAATACATAGAGAGGGGCAAAAAG CTATGTTTGTGGTATCAGATTGATGAGAATGTTCAGAGGGAGATAATTAACCACCGATCTTTAAGGCATCCAAATATAATCAGGTTCAAAGAG GTGTTACTGACCCCTACACATTTAGCTATTGTCTTGGAGTATGCTTCAGGTGGTGAACTTTTTGAGAGGATATGTACTGCTGGTCGATTTAGCGAAGATGAG GCAAGATATTTCTTCCAGCAGCTAATATCTGGGGTTAGCTACTGTCATTCAATG GAAATTTGTCATAGAGATCTAAAATTGGAAAACACTCTCTTGGACGGAAATCCATCTCCCCGGCTTAAAATTTGTGACTTTGGTTACTCCAAG TCTGCTTTACTGCACTCTCAACCTAAATCAACAGTTGGAACTCCTGCATACATTGCTCCAGAGGTTCTGTCACGAAAGGAGTATGATGGAAAG ATTTCAGATGTTTGGTCCTGTGGTGTGACTCTTTATGTCATGTTAGTTGGTGCATACCCATTTGAAGATCCAGAAGATCCTAGAAATTTCAGAAAGACTATTGGG AGAATAATAGGTGTTCAGTACTCCATACCCGACTATGTTCGAGTTTCTTCTGACTGTAGGAATCTTCTCTCTCGCATCTTTGTTGCTGATCCTGCCAAG AGGATCACCATCCCGGAGATAAAACAGTATCCTTGGTTTCTGAAGAATATGCCTAAAGAGATCATTGAAGCCGAAAGAAAAGGATTCGAGGAAACAACGAAAGATCAACCAAGCCAGAAGGTGGAAGAAATCATGAGGATCATACAAGAGGCAAGGATACCAGGACAAGGATCCAAAGCAGGAGAAGTTGGACAAGTTGGCACTGGATCATTAGATATTGAGGATGATGAGGAAATTGATGTTAGTGGTGACTATGAACAAGTGTGA
- the LOC121174833 gene encoding uncharacterized protein, with protein MPKVKRFRNPQKSAPQPQCHGPLTQAPTHSVPTMNLEISSPPSDSTQAPEVPTSNVPLSHVSTSEVPQEDETTRRHVKRESTQCWTVEAIDVEETIKKIKVKVRGVNSLPRELRIIVNFDDQGQAIGEAQALLAGFLGTLAADCKLFPMDYDRCLDFILRLMKLVQNGIAN; from the exons ATGCCAAAGGTGAAGCGTTTTAGAAATCCACAAAAATCAGCACCTCAACCACAATGTCATGGACCTCTAACACAAGCTCCAACACATTCTGTTCCAACAATGAATCTTGAAATTTCTTCCCCACCAAGTGATTCCACACAAGCTCCTGAAGTCCCAACTAGTAATGTCCCTCTTTCTCATGTATCAACATCTGAAGTTCCACAAGAAGATGAAACAACTAGACGTCATGTTAAGCGTGAGTCTACACAATGTTGGACTGTTGAGGCGATAG ACGTTGAAGAAACCATCAAGAAGATTAAGGTGAAAGTTAGGGGAGTCAATAGCTTACCTAGGGAGTTACGCATCATTGTGAATTTTGATGACCAAGGCCAAGCAATTGGTGAAGCACAAGCCTTGCTTGCAGGATTTCTTGGAACACTAGCAGCtgattgcaaattatttcctatggATTATGATAGATG cctcgattttattttaagattaatgAAGTTGGTGCAAAATGGTATTGCAAATTGA